One genomic segment of Gadus chalcogrammus isolate NIFS_2021 chromosome 3, NIFS_Gcha_1.0, whole genome shotgun sequence includes these proteins:
- the b3gntl1 gene encoding UDP-GlcNAc:betaGal beta-1,3-N-acetylglucosaminyltransferase-like protein 1 isoform X4 — protein sequence MPTWFCSRDWFCQVGPFDEGGKGVPEDLLFFYQSLRQGGGVARVEQCMLVYRYHEQAATHSVLEETIWKLRVDFLQERVLSQWESFTIWNAGKQGRKLYRSLSPANQKKVRAFCDVDENKIQKGFYTYQDSKERPKPRIPVLHYREASSPFIICVKLDMTEGVLENNLKSLQLTEGVDYYHFN from the exons ATGCCCACGTGGTTCTGCTCCAGAGACTGGTTCTGCCAAGTGGGACCCTTCGACGAGGGAGGCAAG GGGGTCCCGGAGGACCTGCTCTTCTTCTACCAGAGCCTCCGTCAGGGGGGAGGCGTGGCCAGGGTGGAGCAGTGCATGCTGGTCTATCGCTACCACGAGCAAGCCGCAACGCACTCTGTGCTTGA GGAAACTATTTGGAAGTTGCGCGTGGACTTCTTACAGGAGCGGGTCCTCAGCCAATGGGAAAGCTTCACCATATGGAATGCTGGGAAGCAGGGACGGAAGCTCTACCGAAGCCTTAGCCCGGCCAATCAGAAGAAG GTGAGGGCTTTCTGTGACGTGGATGAGAACAAGATCCAAAAGGGCTTCTACACTTATCAGGACTCCAAG GAAAGGCCGAAGCCCAGGATCCCAGTTCTGCATTACAGAGAAGCCTCTTCGCCATTCATCATATGCGTGAAATTg GACATGACAGAGGGTGTGTTGGAGAATAACCTGAAGAGTCTGCAGCTGACTGAAGGAGTGGACTATTACCATTTTAACTGA
- the b3gntl1 gene encoding UDP-GlcNAc:betaGal beta-1,3-N-acetylglucosaminyltransferase-like protein 1 isoform X2 → MTSVPPDPTFGGEEESICLPKRPRMEECEAETGDTRRTTVDVSVIIPVHNASCWLEECLQAVLNQDFTGSLELSVYDDASTDASRAVLESWKEKFEAKAVSMVISGHHSAQPRGVGYAKNQAICQSSGRYLCFQDADDVMLSQRVSLQYAAALLQPHALIGCGVRRVPEGSTERYTRWINSITPEQLLTQVYTSHGPTVIMPTWFCSRDWFCQVGPFDEGGKGVPEDLLFFYQSLRQGGGVARVEQCMLVYRYHEQAATHSVLEETIWKLRVDFLQERVLSQWESFTIWNAGKQGRKLYRSLSPANQKKVRAFCDVDENKIQKGFYTYQDSKVGNGCTNCG, encoded by the exons ATGACTAGCGTCCCTCCAGACCCTACATTTGGGGGGGAAGAGGAAAGCATTTGTCTACCAAAGCGCCCACGGATGGAGGAGTGTGAAGCGGAAACTGGGGACACCCGGAGGACCACAGTGGACGTG TCTGTAATCATACCGGTGCACAACGCGTCCTGTTGGCTGGAGGAGTGTCTACAGGCGGTTTTAAACCAGGACTTCACCGGTTCTTTGGAGCTGTCTGTGTATGATGACGCCAGCACT GATGCCTCCAGAGCAGTGCTTGAGAGTTGGAAGGAGAAGTTTGAAGCCAAGGCCGTTTCCATGGTGATCTCTGGTCATCACTCGGCTCAACCCAGAGGAG TGGGTTATGCCAAAAACCAGGCAATATGTCAAAGTTCTGGACGTTACCTGTGCTTTCAGGATgcg GATGACGTCATGCTGTCCCAGCGCGTCAGTCTGCAGTACGCGGCggccctcctccagccccacgCT ctgattggctgtggaGTGCGCCGTGTTCCTGAGGGATCCACCGAGCGCTACACGCGCTGGATCAACTCTATCACCCCGGAGCAGCTCCTCACTCAG GTGTACACCTCTCACGGACCCACGGTGATCATGCCCACGTGGTTCTGCTCCAGAGACTGGTTCTGCCAAGTGGGACCCTTCGACGAGGGAGGCAAG GGGGTCCCGGAGGACCTGCTCTTCTTCTACCAGAGCCTCCGTCAGGGGGGAGGCGTGGCCAGGGTGGAGCAGTGCATGCTGGTCTATCGCTACCACGAGCAAGCCGCAACGCACTCTGTGCTTGA GGAAACTATTTGGAAGTTGCGCGTGGACTTCTTACAGGAGCGGGTCCTCAGCCAATGGGAAAGCTTCACCATATGGAATGCTGGGAAGCAGGGACGGAAGCTCTACCGAAGCCTTAGCCCGGCCAATCAGAAGAAG GTGAGGGCTTTCTGTGACGTGGATGAGAACAAGATCCAAAAGGGCTTCTACACTTATCAGGACTCCAAGGTGGGAAATGGGTGCACTAACTGTGGATA G
- the b3gntl1 gene encoding UDP-GlcNAc:betaGal beta-1,3-N-acetylglucosaminyltransferase-like protein 1 isoform X1, protein MTSVPPDPTFGGEEESICLPKRPRMEECEAETGDTRRTTVDVSVIIPVHNASCWLEECLQAVLNQDFTGSLELSVYDDASTDASRAVLESWKEKFEAKAVSMVISGHHSAQPRGVGYAKNQAICQSSGRYLCFQDADDVMLSQRVSLQYAAALLQPHALIGCGVRRVPEGSTERYTRWINSITPEQLLTQVYTSHGPTVIMPTWFCSRDWFCQVGPFDEGGKGVPEDLLFFYQSLRQGGGVARVEQCMLVYRYHEQAATHSVLEETIWKLRVDFLQERVLSQWESFTIWNAGKQGRKLYRSLSPANQKKVRAFCDVDENKIQKGFYTYQDSKERPKPRIPVLHYREASSPFIICVKLDMTEGVLENNLKSLQLTEGVDYYHFN, encoded by the exons ATGACTAGCGTCCCTCCAGACCCTACATTTGGGGGGGAAGAGGAAAGCATTTGTCTACCAAAGCGCCCACGGATGGAGGAGTGTGAAGCGGAAACTGGGGACACCCGGAGGACCACAGTGGACGTG TCTGTAATCATACCGGTGCACAACGCGTCCTGTTGGCTGGAGGAGTGTCTACAGGCGGTTTTAAACCAGGACTTCACCGGTTCTTTGGAGCTGTCTGTGTATGATGACGCCAGCACT GATGCCTCCAGAGCAGTGCTTGAGAGTTGGAAGGAGAAGTTTGAAGCCAAGGCCGTTTCCATGGTGATCTCTGGTCATCACTCGGCTCAACCCAGAGGAG TGGGTTATGCCAAAAACCAGGCAATATGTCAAAGTTCTGGACGTTACCTGTGCTTTCAGGATgcg GATGACGTCATGCTGTCCCAGCGCGTCAGTCTGCAGTACGCGGCggccctcctccagccccacgCT ctgattggctgtggaGTGCGCCGTGTTCCTGAGGGATCCACCGAGCGCTACACGCGCTGGATCAACTCTATCACCCCGGAGCAGCTCCTCACTCAG GTGTACACCTCTCACGGACCCACGGTGATCATGCCCACGTGGTTCTGCTCCAGAGACTGGTTCTGCCAAGTGGGACCCTTCGACGAGGGAGGCAAG GGGGTCCCGGAGGACCTGCTCTTCTTCTACCAGAGCCTCCGTCAGGGGGGAGGCGTGGCCAGGGTGGAGCAGTGCATGCTGGTCTATCGCTACCACGAGCAAGCCGCAACGCACTCTGTGCTTGA GGAAACTATTTGGAAGTTGCGCGTGGACTTCTTACAGGAGCGGGTCCTCAGCCAATGGGAAAGCTTCACCATATGGAATGCTGGGAAGCAGGGACGGAAGCTCTACCGAAGCCTTAGCCCGGCCAATCAGAAGAAG GTGAGGGCTTTCTGTGACGTGGATGAGAACAAGATCCAAAAGGGCTTCTACACTTATCAGGACTCCAAG GAAAGGCCGAAGCCCAGGATCCCAGTTCTGCATTACAGAGAAGCCTCTTCGCCATTCATCATATGCGTGAAATTg GACATGACAGAGGGTGTGTTGGAGAATAACCTGAAGAGTCTGCAGCTGACTGAAGGAGTGGACTATTACCATTTTAACTGA
- the b3gntl1 gene encoding UDP-GlcNAc:betaGal beta-1,3-N-acetylglucosaminyltransferase-like protein 1 isoform X3, with protein sequence MLSQRVSLQYAAALLQPHALIGCGVRRVPEGSTERYTRWINSITPEQLLTQVYTSHGPTVIMPTWFCSRDWFCQVGPFDEGGKGVPEDLLFFYQSLRQGGGVARVEQCMLVYRYHEQAATHSVLEETIWKLRVDFLQERVLSQWESFTIWNAGKQGRKLYRSLSPANQKKVRAFCDVDENKIQKGFYTYQDSKERPKPRIPVLHYREASSPFIICVKLDMTEGVLENNLKSLQLTEGVDYYHFN encoded by the exons ATGCTGTCCCAGCGCGTCAGTCTGCAGTACGCGGCggccctcctccagccccacgCT ctgattggctgtggaGTGCGCCGTGTTCCTGAGGGATCCACCGAGCGCTACACGCGCTGGATCAACTCTATCACCCCGGAGCAGCTCCTCACTCAG GTGTACACCTCTCACGGACCCACGGTGATCATGCCCACGTGGTTCTGCTCCAGAGACTGGTTCTGCCAAGTGGGACCCTTCGACGAGGGAGGCAAG GGGGTCCCGGAGGACCTGCTCTTCTTCTACCAGAGCCTCCGTCAGGGGGGAGGCGTGGCCAGGGTGGAGCAGTGCATGCTGGTCTATCGCTACCACGAGCAAGCCGCAACGCACTCTGTGCTTGA GGAAACTATTTGGAAGTTGCGCGTGGACTTCTTACAGGAGCGGGTCCTCAGCCAATGGGAAAGCTTCACCATATGGAATGCTGGGAAGCAGGGACGGAAGCTCTACCGAAGCCTTAGCCCGGCCAATCAGAAGAAG GTGAGGGCTTTCTGTGACGTGGATGAGAACAAGATCCAAAAGGGCTTCTACACTTATCAGGACTCCAAG GAAAGGCCGAAGCCCAGGATCCCAGTTCTGCATTACAGAGAAGCCTCTTCGCCATTCATCATATGCGTGAAATTg GACATGACAGAGGGTGTGTTGGAGAATAACCTGAAGAGTCTGCAGCTGACTGAAGGAGTGGACTATTACCATTTTAACTGA
- the metrnlb gene encoding meteorin-like protein, with the protein MLWLWVAYWNAAALLCGAAAQYSSDECSWRGSGLSHEPHVRDVEQIYLRCAQGSLTWLYPTGAIIVNLRPNTEPSSGGAAGLHACIKPREDSKGAQLYLEQAGGLSVLLGEREQALGAVRCFSLAQGTLFVEAVAHTDISRRITAFQYELVPSQGPGANMYPYLHSGTASCTPCSDEEVLMAVCTSDFAGRGVIRGVVSSPPPSPTSSLGAAGDGHLSAAVSLSRLFHQKSAVFSRSGARGRLWRGQLSVPLQCGAGGGAGGGGGGGVYPGGDDEYLLTGSVHFGEAWLGCAPRYKDFLARYQAAQEARINPCQVDVT; encoded by the exons ATGTTGTGGCTTTGGGTCGCGTATTGGAACGCAGCCGCGCTCCTCTGCGGGGCTGCGGCACAATATTCAAGTGACGAGTGCAGCTGGCGAGGAAG TGGCCTGAGTCACGAGCCCCACGTGAGAGACGTGGAGCAGATCTACCTGCGCTGTGCCCAGGGCTCCCTGACGTGGCTCTACCCTACCGGGGCCATCATCGTCAACCTGCGGCCCAACACTGAGCCGTCGTCCGGGGGCGCCGCCGGCCTCCACGCCTGCATCAAGCCACGGGAGGACTCCAAG GGGGCCCAGCTGTACCTGGAGCAGGCGGGGGGCCTGAGCGTCCtgctgggggagagggagcaggccCTGGGGGCGGTGCGCTGCTTCAGCCTGGCCCAGGGCACGCTGTTTGTGGAGGCGGTGGCCCACACGGACATCAGCAGGAGGATCACGGCCTTCCAGTACGAGCTGGTGCCCagccaggggcccggggccaacATGTATCCCTACCTACACTCTGGCACAG CTTCCTGTACACCATGTTCAGATGAGGAAGTCCTGATGGCTGTGTGTACCAGTGACTTTG cgGGCAGGGGCGTCATACGAGGCGTGGtgagctctccccccccctcccccacctcgtcGTTGGGGGCCGCTGGCGACGGCCACCTCTCCGCCGCGGTGAGCCTGAGTCGTCTCTTCCACCAGAAGAGCGCCGTGTTCTCCCGGAGTGGCGCCAGGGGGAGGTTGTGGCGCGGCCAGCTCAGCGTGCCCCTGCAGtgtggggctggaggtggagctggtggtggtggtggggggggggtgtatccTGGAGGGGACGACGAGTACCTGCTCACCGGCTCCGTTCACTTTGGGGAAGCGTGGCTGGGCTGCGCGCCGCGCTACAAGGACTTCCTGGCACGCTACCAAGCGGCGCAGGAAGCCCGTATTAACCCGTGTCAAGTGGACgtgacctga